The proteins below are encoded in one region of Stieleria sp. JC731:
- a CDS encoding ATP-binding protein — translation MNENAEHDRDCRILVITPDRASFDKFSSILSCGQAIGNPDRRFTLHHADDCLSGLDKTDQISPDVVFLDEKIECQCAEPVVDLLHQKNPKLPIVILTGHRNEFVAANVFHSSVRDFISVSKLQYEPLLSIIDDAIATVNDSITCGHELSVLVIDGDANDRDWIARNLKNLNTIAVNASTASSLQEANGFLAKKVPDCVLIDDAFPCEGSIAFIRKTILSHPFLPVITLTRLGRESIATESIRCGAKHYLVKATLTGEILDSTIRSAVEQKHLERKIADRDAKLYQAQRKAAEWRERLELVVDSAEAVIWDVDYGSASVTVNNQFNKLFGYNINGNTSSIEEIHRLLHPEDSPGGIFGQQQDASSNTVGSITRIQCSDGSYKWIQSRGKIVERRACGRPLRAAGIIIDVTQQKENADDVARKNQELQRFTHVASHDLREPLRMITCFTDLLRQEYAEQLDEDANRYIDFANNNAKRMQELISDLLEYSRFGSSQSEPEEVDLNLAMQDLRQDLAMAIEETNAELRCEALPTILAVPTKMYSLLQNLITNSIKYSDRSRPLLIEIRSKVENGYCTISVMDNGIGMDPKFDKKIFEPFQRLHGREEYSGTGIGLAICKRIVTEMGGRITVETAIGVGSTFHICIPDQLLISTAPCRPRELVSN, via the coding sequence ATGAATGAAAACGCCGAACATGATCGCGATTGCCGAATTCTTGTGATCACGCCCGATCGCGCGAGCTTCGATAAGTTTTCGAGCATACTTAGTTGTGGCCAGGCGATTGGAAATCCAGATCGCCGCTTCACACTTCATCATGCCGATGATTGCCTTAGCGGCCTAGACAAAACCGACCAAATAAGTCCCGACGTCGTTTTCCTCGACGAAAAAATTGAATGTCAATGTGCGGAACCGGTCGTCGACTTACTTCACCAAAAAAATCCAAAGTTACCGATCGTCATTTTGACCGGTCACCGCAACGAATTTGTCGCCGCAAACGTATTTCACAGCAGTGTCCGTGATTTCATCAGCGTCTCTAAACTTCAGTACGAGCCACTATTATCAATCATCGATGACGCCATCGCGACAGTGAATGATTCCATTACCTGTGGACATGAACTTTCAGTCTTGGTCATCGACGGTGATGCGAATGACCGTGATTGGATTGCTCGGAACCTAAAAAACCTGAACACGATCGCCGTGAACGCATCGACGGCGAGTTCACTTCAAGAAGCCAACGGCTTTTTAGCGAAGAAGGTTCCTGACTGTGTTTTGATCGATGATGCGTTTCCTTGTGAGGGAAGTATCGCATTCATTCGAAAGACGATACTCAGCCACCCCTTTCTCCCGGTAATCACGTTGACCCGATTGGGACGCGAATCGATCGCAACCGAATCGATCCGATGCGGGGCCAAGCATTACTTAGTGAAAGCCACGTTGACGGGGGAAATCCTCGACAGCACCATTCGATCCGCAGTCGAACAAAAGCACCTTGAACGCAAAATTGCTGATCGAGATGCAAAGCTTTATCAGGCACAGCGTAAAGCGGCCGAATGGCGAGAACGCCTCGAACTGGTTGTAGACTCAGCCGAAGCGGTAATCTGGGACGTTGACTACGGCAGTGCAAGCGTCACAGTCAACAATCAATTCAACAAGTTGTTCGGTTACAACATCAACGGAAATACGAGCTCGATTGAAGAGATTCATCGGCTACTGCACCCAGAAGACAGCCCGGGAGGTATTTTCGGACAGCAACAAGATGCTTCGTCCAATACAGTTGGTTCGATCACGCGAATTCAATGTTCCGATGGTTCCTACAAATGGATCCAATCACGAGGAAAGATCGTCGAACGACGTGCCTGCGGTCGGCCGCTCCGCGCCGCAGGAATCATCATCGACGTCACTCAACAAAAGGAGAATGCGGATGATGTGGCGCGAAAAAACCAAGAACTGCAGCGTTTCACGCATGTCGCATCGCATGATCTTCGAGAACCGCTTCGAATGATCACCTGCTTCACCGATCTGTTGCGACAAGAATACGCCGAACAGCTCGATGAAGACGCCAATCGCTATATCGATTTCGCCAACAACAATGCCAAACGCATGCAGGAGTTGATTAGCGACCTGTTGGAGTATTCGCGATTCGGATCGTCACAATCAGAACCTGAAGAGGTCGATTTGAATCTTGCGATGCAAGACTTGCGGCAGGACCTTGCGATGGCAATCGAAGAAACCAATGCGGAACTTCGCTGTGAGGCACTGCCGACAATCCTTGCAGTGCCCACCAAGATGTACTCGTTGCTACAAAACCTGATCACAAACTCGATCAAGTATTCCGACCGCTCCAGACCGCTGCTGATCGAGATTCGATCGAAAGTCGAAAACGGATATTGCACCATCAGCGTGATGGACAATGGCATCGGAATGGACCCAAAGTTCGACAAAAAGATCTTTGAGCCGTTTCAACGGCTACACGGCCGCGAAGAGTATTCAGGTACAGGAATCGGCCTGGCGATTTGCAAACGAATCGTCACCGAGATGGGAGGTCGAATTACTGTGGAAACAGCAATCGGCGTCGGATCCACCTTTCATATCTGCATCCCCGATCAACTGTTGATCAGCACTGCACCTTGTCGGCCTCGCGAATTAGTTTCCAACTAG
- the bshB1 gene encoding bacillithiol biosynthesis deacetylase BshB1 — translation MKIHTDGPETIEPIEPLDMLVVAPHPDDAELGMGGTIAKMVDQGMRVGILDLTTGEPTPHGSEEIRRAETLRATEILRPTWRGNAGLTNRELVHTIENRKHVASYFRMLRPRWIFAPFFHDAHPDHVAATEMIEAARFYSKLSKSDMPGERFHPERLYYYFCIHLRLAVQPNWIVDISETFERKLASIMAYESQFITGRPTDPPTMMDRLTTDAGYFGNLIARRYGEPFATKEPLAIRSLRDLI, via the coding sequence ATGAAGATTCACACCGACGGACCGGAAACCATTGAACCGATCGAGCCATTGGACATGCTCGTGGTCGCGCCTCATCCCGATGACGCGGAGCTGGGAATGGGGGGAACGATTGCGAAGATGGTTGATCAAGGGATGCGAGTTGGGATTTTGGATCTTACCACCGGTGAGCCCACTCCTCACGGCAGCGAAGAGATTCGACGAGCTGAAACGTTGCGAGCCACAGAGATCCTTCGACCAACATGGCGCGGCAATGCAGGTTTAACCAATCGCGAATTGGTGCACACCATCGAAAACCGAAAACATGTGGCCAGCTATTTTCGCATGCTTCGCCCACGTTGGATCTTTGCACCATTCTTTCACGACGCCCACCCCGATCATGTTGCGGCGACGGAGATGATCGAAGCCGCTCGTTTCTATTCGAAGCTTTCCAAGTCAGACATGCCTGGCGAGCGATTCCATCCCGAGCGTTTGTACTACTACTTCTGTATCCATCTTCGCTTAGCTGTTCAGCCGAATTGGATTGTTGACATCAGTGAGACGTTCGAACGCAAGCTCGCATCGATCATGGCGTACGAAAGTCAATTCATCACTGGCCGTCCGACAGATCCGCCAACAATGATGGACCGACTGACAACGGACGCCGGCTACTTCGGAAACCTAATCGCCCGACGATACGGCGAACCCTTTGCCACCAAGGAACCTCTGGCGATTCGCTCACTACGCGATTTGATCTAG
- a CDS encoding prenyltransferase/squalene oxidase repeat-containing protein, producing the protein MSGIQRRNLLAAITGGFAAGAGGLIPWHVGSAVAQEDLSVDNLYVNDQLDDACNRAVEYLISNQRTGSHIAAGSITDRGHEVALTALAIMAMAAVGTEPSEPTRNGRAMRAAIDFVLRAHHQTDSGYLGQHDGSRMYGHGIATLMLTEMLGMGATVEQNNAIHDRLEHAIRLILASQAVPKARRLQGGWRYTPGSPESDLSVSIWQLMALRSAKNDGLDVPAEAIESALEYLRNSFTGRFSGQGSGSGGFSYTPGQTHPSFTMTAAGLLAMQVCGEYDAKEVAAAANWLLQNEPKVSERYLFYGLYYYAQGMYQAGGKFNEEARKVVASLLLPRQRRDGSWMSPSGEERNVGMVYSTSLAILSLSVRYHYLPIYQR; encoded by the coding sequence ATGAGTGGTATTCAGCGGCGAAATCTCTTGGCCGCGATAACAGGCGGATTTGCAGCCGGTGCCGGTGGGCTCATTCCTTGGCACGTTGGTAGCGCAGTCGCACAAGAAGACCTTTCCGTCGACAACTTGTATGTCAACGATCAACTTGACGATGCCTGCAACCGCGCGGTCGAGTACTTGATCAGCAATCAACGTACGGGCAGTCATATTGCGGCGGGATCGATTACCGACCGAGGACACGAAGTCGCTCTGACAGCACTCGCCATTATGGCAATGGCCGCGGTGGGAACGGAGCCATCTGAGCCGACGCGTAACGGCCGCGCGATGCGTGCCGCAATCGATTTCGTTTTACGTGCTCACCATCAAACCGACTCCGGCTACCTGGGACAGCACGACGGATCACGGATGTACGGCCACGGCATCGCGACACTGATGCTGACTGAAATGCTAGGCATGGGCGCCACCGTTGAACAGAACAATGCCATCCATGACCGACTGGAACATGCCATTCGACTGATCCTTGCATCACAGGCAGTTCCCAAAGCTCGTCGATTGCAAGGTGGTTGGCGATACACGCCGGGATCTCCGGAAAGCGATCTGTCGGTATCGATTTGGCAGCTGATGGCTTTGCGATCAGCGAAGAACGATGGATTGGATGTTCCTGCCGAGGCGATCGAGAGCGCGCTTGAATACCTACGAAATTCGTTCACCGGGCGTTTCAGTGGACAGGGCTCCGGAAGCGGTGGTTTCAGCTACACCCCCGGACAAACGCATCCCTCGTTTACGATGACCGCTGCGGGTTTGTTGGCCATGCAGGTGTGCGGAGAATACGACGCCAAAGAAGTTGCGGCGGCGGCAAACTGGTTGTTGCAAAACGAACCCAAGGTTAGTGAGCGATACCTATTCTATGGGCTGTACTATTACGCCCAAGGAATGTATCAAGCTGGTGGCAAGTTTAACGAAGAAGCGAGAAAGGTCGTCGCGTCTTTGCTGCTGCCGCGACAAAGACGTGATGGGTCTTGGATGTCCCCCAGCGGCGAAGAACGAAACGTCGGCATGGTCTATTCGACGTCACTCGCGATTTTGTCGCTATCGGTACGCTATCACTACCTCCCGATTTACCAACGATGA
- a CDS encoding BatA domain-containing protein yields the protein MNLLNGILAFGALAFSIPLVIHLFFRSRFKTLDWGAMHLLDNVIRVNRRRMQVTNLLLLLIRCLIPVLLALCLARPVWTGLKALAGDAPKTLIIALDDSRSMSLTATGGSPLIESAKEELRKVLGELSRRDEVMLVRSSRVSAIAPKMGVAEAVNKLRGVKAIGGPVSIGQLLDAAVVASQDASYPRRQILLVSDFQEHTIDVSTLEMAQRLATEVQSGTDSANETIFDFLELTPQWAELNNVSIDAVEVVSPVVVRERSGVYSATIRNSGEVPANDVRLTWSIDGQPLDPRTISIDAKSSVTNRLTQTIDQPGIHQVTAMIDRVDMLIDDNRRSTLVEVMPEINVLIVDGKPSRRSLEGHADYLAIALSPFAFGGDDRPDPIRSTTIPLRRLHEMMSESAPDVVALTNVDRLSDTDQSRLADFVNQGGSLIVFDGPDVVTETYNRDWIGKTATLHFPAQLDSTLEAALDENGQPVDQFSIDNPSRQYEPWTIFSGDGNPFSDVDVYAFRQLTLDPTTESDTFANRRVLMQTTDGKALAVSAQVGEGNVVQFALTANNQWSNLPLRPIFLPLIGQMVLDLAGKQTDATSSVGLPLVIPQSQFEATDQSLDPASYTWIVKSPSGEREISPPSNGQPVRFTETYQEGLYSVGRREKQSSTQGDPHTTSVLRLVTVDSIESNLIGAGSQQVARLRETLGAASFDNADALQAADRSRSFGREIWRWLWAVLLVALVGELWLQQNLLAKRRTAGGLR from the coding sequence ATGAATCTGTTGAACGGAATCTTAGCCTTCGGCGCATTAGCATTCTCGATCCCGTTGGTCATTCATCTCTTTTTTCGAAGCAGGTTTAAGACATTGGACTGGGGGGCGATGCACCTGCTCGACAATGTGATTCGGGTCAATCGCCGAAGGATGCAAGTGACCAATCTGTTGTTGCTTTTGATCCGCTGCCTGATCCCGGTGTTGCTAGCCCTCTGTTTGGCTCGACCGGTTTGGACGGGACTTAAAGCCCTTGCGGGTGATGCCCCCAAGACGCTGATCATCGCACTGGACGATTCACGAAGCATGTCACTGACAGCCACGGGAGGATCTCCCCTGATCGAATCAGCGAAAGAAGAATTGCGCAAGGTGCTCGGTGAGCTATCGAGGCGGGACGAAGTGATGTTGGTCCGTTCGTCACGAGTATCCGCGATCGCGCCAAAAATGGGTGTCGCTGAAGCTGTCAACAAACTGCGTGGCGTCAAAGCGATCGGCGGCCCCGTATCGATCGGTCAATTGCTTGATGCCGCAGTCGTCGCATCACAAGACGCTTCGTACCCTCGGCGGCAAATTTTGTTGGTCAGTGATTTTCAGGAACACACGATTGACGTTTCGACGCTGGAAATGGCCCAGCGTCTGGCGACCGAAGTTCAATCAGGAACCGATTCGGCAAACGAAACGATCTTCGATTTTCTCGAATTGACACCTCAATGGGCCGAACTGAACAACGTGTCTATTGATGCTGTTGAAGTCGTCTCGCCCGTTGTCGTTCGCGAGCGGTCAGGCGTCTATTCGGCGACGATCCGCAACTCCGGCGAGGTACCAGCCAACGATGTCCGGCTGACTTGGTCAATCGACGGACAACCGTTGGATCCGCGTACGATTTCTATTGACGCAAAGAGCAGTGTGACGAACCGATTGACACAGACCATCGATCAGCCCGGCATTCATCAAGTGACGGCAATGATCGATCGGGTCGACATGTTGATCGACGACAATCGACGCAGCACACTCGTCGAAGTCATGCCAGAGATCAATGTGCTGATTGTTGATGGAAAACCAAGCCGCCGTTCTCTCGAAGGGCATGCGGACTATCTTGCGATCGCACTGAGCCCATTCGCATTCGGAGGTGACGACCGTCCCGATCCGATTCGCTCGACAACGATCCCATTACGCCGGCTTCATGAAATGATGTCCGAGTCAGCACCGGACGTCGTCGCGTTAACCAATGTCGATCGACTGAGCGATACGGATCAATCTCGCCTGGCCGACTTCGTCAATCAAGGCGGCTCGTTGATCGTATTTGATGGTCCAGACGTTGTTACCGAAACATACAATCGTGACTGGATCGGAAAGACTGCAACGCTTCATTTTCCTGCACAGCTTGATAGCACCTTAGAAGCAGCGTTGGACGAAAACGGCCAACCGGTCGATCAGTTCTCGATTGATAACCCAAGTCGCCAATACGAACCGTGGACGATTTTTTCCGGTGACGGCAACCCTTTTTCGGATGTGGACGTTTATGCGTTTCGCCAGCTGACGCTGGATCCCACCACCGAGTCCGACACCTTTGCAAACCGCCGCGTGCTCATGCAAACCACTGACGGAAAAGCGTTGGCCGTTTCGGCCCAGGTCGGTGAAGGCAACGTTGTCCAGTTCGCATTGACGGCCAACAATCAGTGGAGCAACCTTCCGCTTCGCCCGATCTTTTTGCCTCTGATCGGCCAAATGGTCTTAGACCTTGCCGGCAAACAGACCGACGCGACATCCTCTGTTGGATTGCCGCTTGTGATCCCACAGTCACAGTTTGAAGCCACAGACCAATCGCTTGATCCCGCGTCTTACACCTGGATTGTCAAATCGCCATCAGGCGAACGCGAAATCTCGCCACCGTCGAATGGTCAACCGGTACGTTTTACCGAGACTTACCAAGAAGGGCTGTACTCTGTCGGACGCCGCGAGAAACAGTCATCGACGCAAGGCGATCCCCACACGACGAGTGTCCTTCGATTGGTCACTGTCGATTCGATTGAGTCCAACTTGATCGGAGCCGGATCTCAGCAAGTTGCCCGATTGAGAGAGACACTGGGTGCTGCGTCATTTGACAACGCTGACGCTTTACAGGCAGCCGATCGATCACGATCGTTTGGTCGTGAAATCTGGCGATGGTTGTGGGCTGTGCTTTTGGTCGCCTTGGTCGGCGAATTGTGGCTTCAACAAAACCTGCTCGCCAAACGACGAACGGCAGGAGGCCTACGATGA
- a CDS encoding DUF58 domain-containing protein produces the protein MRILDFVKPKELSRVARLQMLARDVVEGYCSGRHRSPHKGFSVEFKEHRQYVQGDELKNIDWKVYGKSDRLYIRQYEEETNLRCTILVDQSGSMEYGGTRSVDGLTKRDYAVRLSAAIAYFLLGQQDPVGLITFDNDVRQLVPLRSRPSHLRAILTGLLANHDRRETDLGSVFRKVVPKLGRRGLVAILSDSMGDIDSLSRSLAQFRAAGHEVIFFQILDPDEVDFPFSGRIQFKDLEQSSPEQTVDASVLADAYRKRLEEHNSQLKEACRRSRVDLVPIQTDQSFVDVLHEYVAARRRMSR, from the coding sequence ATGCGAATACTGGACTTTGTAAAACCGAAAGAACTTTCGCGGGTTGCACGACTTCAAATGCTGGCACGTGATGTCGTTGAAGGCTACTGCAGCGGAAGACACCGTTCACCCCACAAAGGGTTCAGTGTCGAATTCAAAGAGCATCGCCAATATGTTCAAGGTGACGAGCTAAAGAACATCGACTGGAAGGTCTACGGCAAAAGCGATCGACTGTACATCCGCCAATACGAAGAAGAAACCAATCTTCGATGCACCATCTTGGTCGATCAAAGCGGGTCAATGGAATACGGCGGAACTCGAAGTGTTGATGGATTAACCAAGCGAGATTATGCGGTCCGACTTTCTGCCGCTATCGCCTACTTTTTGCTAGGCCAGCAAGACCCTGTCGGACTGATCACATTTGATAACGACGTCCGACAACTCGTTCCGCTACGAAGTCGACCCTCGCACCTTCGCGCGATATTAACGGGATTGTTAGCGAACCATGATCGACGCGAAACGGATTTAGGCAGTGTGTTCCGCAAAGTCGTTCCCAAACTGGGACGCCGAGGACTCGTTGCGATCCTTTCCGACTCGATGGGTGATATCGACTCGCTATCGCGATCACTTGCACAGTTTCGTGCGGCGGGACACGAAGTCATTTTCTTTCAGATCTTGGATCCCGATGAAGTTGACTTTCCATTCAGCGGTCGCATCCAGTTCAAAGATCTTGAACAATCATCGCCCGAACAAACCGTTGACGCATCTGTGCTGGCCGACGCGTATCGGAAACGTCTTGAGGAACACAACAGCCAATTAAAAGAGGCATGTCGCCGCAGTCGTGTCGACCTGGTACCGATTCAAACGGACCAATCCTTCGTCGATGTTTTGCACGAATACGTCGCGGCAAGACGGAGGATGTCTCGATGA
- the rarD gene encoding EamA family transporter RarD, whose product MLNPTQLGFLFAITANVIWGLFPIYWAFLRHMPAVELVSHRIAWAFAFSVVIAAIRFFTVNQDIRKELLANIFRWKTWALYSASAVLIAINWLAFLWAVTHDQVLLSSLGYYINPLFNVLLGVIVLGETLRTSRWVAIGFATVGVTIMAVGTGEIPWVSLIMASSFAGYALLKKKAGLDVLYGLLLETIVLIVPTIFYLGWLQSTGDATFGNISLGTDCLLILGGLLTLLPLALFSAATQRVPLSIIGVLQYVGPTLQFIVGVAYFGESVSLQRLIGFAFVWTGVAIFLYKRKPQPAPSSAILGTYGR is encoded by the coding sequence ATGTTGAATCCTACACAGCTCGGCTTTTTGTTCGCGATTACTGCCAACGTAATTTGGGGGCTATTCCCGATTTACTGGGCATTCTTGCGGCACATGCCGGCCGTTGAGCTGGTCTCGCACCGAATTGCCTGGGCATTTGCTTTCTCGGTTGTGATCGCCGCGATCCGGTTTTTCACGGTCAATCAGGATATTCGCAAAGAGCTGCTGGCGAACATTTTTCGCTGGAAAACCTGGGCGTTGTACTCCGCATCGGCAGTGCTAATCGCGATCAATTGGTTGGCATTTTTATGGGCGGTGACTCACGACCAAGTTCTGCTGTCGTCATTGGGGTACTATATCAACCCCCTTTTCAACGTCTTGTTGGGCGTGATCGTTCTGGGGGAAACCCTGCGGACATCGCGATGGGTCGCGATTGGATTCGCAACCGTTGGCGTGACCATCATGGCAGTCGGCACCGGCGAGATTCCTTGGGTGTCGTTGATCATGGCGTCTTCGTTTGCCGGATACGCACTGCTGAAAAAGAAAGCCGGACTGGACGTTTTGTACGGCCTGTTATTGGAAACGATTGTCTTGATCGTCCCGACTATCTTTTATCTCGGTTGGTTGCAATCCACTGGCGATGCGACATTCGGGAATATCAGTTTGGGGACCGATTGCCTACTGATTTTGGGCGGGCTGTTGACGCTACTTCCTCTCGCCCTCTTTTCAGCGGCAACCCAGCGAGTGCCCTTGTCGATCATTGGTGTTTTGCAATACGTCGGGCCCACGCTGCAGTTTATCGTGGGTGTCGCGTATTTTGGCGAATCGGTAAGCCTTCAGCGACTGATCGGTTTTGCATTCGTTTGGACTGGTGTTGCTATCTTTCTGTACAAGAGGAAACCACAGCCAGCTCCTAGCAGCGCAATCCTTGGAACATACGGCCGCTGA
- a CDS encoding DUF1919 domain-containing protein produces MQTLAKSLLKRREALAHYYSRKLLPDSFSIISDDCWGGQIYRQLKLPYTTPTVGLFVEPSGYLDFVEAILAKRTETLTFIDSDEAYPVATFAGIPLHFMHYHSEDEARDKFSRRISRIDWNHLLVKIDFGKDGYTESDTERWNQLRLEHAVALYSPTVRVPSSGIYNGVLIEDWIIDGASMFNQSRRYFDVFQWIRTGQVRNQISYRLANSLLLDPSSPGRLRRRIKNS; encoded by the coding sequence ATGCAAACACTTGCAAAATCACTGCTGAAACGACGCGAAGCTCTTGCGCATTACTATTCACGAAAGTTGCTCCCTGATTCGTTCAGTATCATCAGTGATGACTGTTGGGGAGGCCAGATCTATCGGCAGCTAAAGCTTCCTTACACGACACCGACTGTGGGGCTTTTTGTCGAGCCATCTGGCTACCTTGATTTTGTCGAAGCGATCTTGGCGAAGCGAACCGAGACCCTGACATTCATTGACAGCGACGAAGCGTATCCGGTCGCGACGTTTGCCGGTATTCCGTTGCATTTCATGCATTACCACTCCGAAGACGAGGCGCGTGATAAGTTCAGTCGACGGATCAGCCGAATCGATTGGAATCATTTGTTGGTCAAAATTGATTTCGGAAAGGACGGATACACCGAATCCGATACCGAGCGTTGGAACCAACTTCGGTTGGAGCATGCTGTTGCGCTTTATTCGCCTACCGTTAGGGTTCCATCATCCGGGATCTACAACGGAGTACTAATCGAAGACTGGATCATCGACGGTGCATCCATGTTCAATCAGTCACGGCGATACTTCGATGTCTTCCAATGGATTCGCACGGGACAGGTTCGAAACCAAATCAGTTATCGATTGGCAAACTCACTTCTGCTGGACCCGTCTTCGCCGGGTCGATTGCGACGACGGATCAAGAATTCATAG
- the arsC gene encoding arsenate reductase (glutaredoxin) (This arsenate reductase requires both glutathione and glutaredoxin to convert arsenate to arsenite, after which the efflux transporter formed by ArsA and ArsB can extrude the arsenite from the cell, providing resistance.), with amino-acid sequence MTKIFHNPRCSKSREAVELLRSRDIEFQEVRYLDDPPSAKELKQVVKMLGIKPADLVRRKEKLFKELQLEDQKLSDKKWIEIMVENPKLIERPIVIHNEHAAIGRPIEKIVELLDSDG; translated from the coding sequence ATGACAAAGATCTTTCACAATCCCCGTTGCAGCAAATCTCGCGAGGCTGTCGAGTTGCTCCGCAGCAGAGACATCGAATTCCAAGAAGTACGCTACTTGGACGATCCGCCATCGGCCAAAGAACTGAAGCAAGTTGTGAAGATGTTGGGCATCAAGCCAGCCGATCTCGTTCGGCGAAAGGAAAAGCTTTTCAAAGAGTTACAGCTGGAAGACCAGAAATTGTCCGACAAAAAGTGGATTGAAATCATGGTCGAAAATCCAAAGTTGATCGAACGTCCGATTGTCATTCACAACGAACACGCCGCAATCGGTCGACCGATCGAGAAGATAGTCGAGCTACTCGATTCAGATGGTTAG